In Synechococcus sp. HK05, a genomic segment contains:
- the rlmN gene encoding 23S rRNA (adenine(2503)-C(2))-methyltransferase RlmN produces the protein MSQPLLGMGLPALEAWAKQHGQAAFRGRQLHDWLYAKGARQLADVSVLPKGFREQMAGQPPDGSLDWMGRSRELHRSVARDGTTKLLLGTHDGLSIETVGIPAEGRLTVCVSSQVGCPMACRFCATGKGGLQRSLAVHEIVDQVLSVREVMEQRPSHVVFMGMGEPLLNIEAVLDAIQCLCTDLGMAQRQITVSTVGVPRTLPRLAELALERLGRAQFTLAVSLHAPDQRLREELIPTAHAYPIEALLDDCRRYVAITGRRVSFEYILLGGLNDQPRHAAALAQLLRGFQSHVNLIPYNPIEEEEFQRPTPAAVDGFRRALQERHVAVSVRASRGLDADAACGQLRRRLEGSLEPVLAR, from the coding sequence GTGAGCCAGCCCCTGCTGGGCATGGGGCTTCCGGCCCTCGAGGCCTGGGCGAAGCAGCACGGTCAGGCCGCCTTTCGCGGCCGGCAACTGCACGATTGGCTCTACGCCAAAGGTGCACGCCAGCTGGCCGATGTGTCGGTGCTGCCCAAGGGCTTTCGCGAGCAGATGGCGGGTCAGCCGCCGGACGGTTCGCTCGATTGGATGGGCCGCTCCCGCGAGCTGCACCGCAGCGTCGCTCGCGATGGCACCACCAAGCTGTTGCTCGGCACCCACGATGGGCTGAGCATCGAAACCGTGGGGATTCCCGCCGAAGGCCGGCTCACGGTGTGCGTGAGCTCGCAAGTGGGGTGTCCCATGGCCTGCCGCTTCTGCGCCACCGGCAAGGGCGGGCTGCAGCGCTCGTTGGCGGTGCACGAGATCGTGGATCAGGTGCTGAGCGTGCGCGAGGTGATGGAGCAGCGCCCGAGCCACGTGGTGTTTATGGGCATGGGTGAACCGCTGCTCAACATCGAAGCGGTGCTCGATGCCATCCAGTGCCTCTGCACCGACCTGGGCATGGCGCAGCGCCAGATCACCGTGAGCACCGTGGGGGTGCCGCGCACCCTGCCGCGTTTGGCGGAGTTGGCCCTCGAGCGGCTCGGCCGGGCCCAGTTCACCCTGGCCGTGAGCCTGCATGCCCCCGATCAGCGCCTGCGTGAGGAGCTGATCCCCACGGCCCATGCCTATCCGATTGAGGCCTTGCTGGATGATTGCCGCCGCTATGTGGCGATCACCGGCCGTCGGGTGAGCTTCGAATACATCCTGCTCGGCGGCCTCAACGACCAACCCCGCCATGCGGCGGCCCTGGCGCAGCTGCTGCGCGGCTTCCAGAGCCATGTGAACCTGATTCCTTACAACCCGATTGAGGAAGAGGAGTTTCAACGCCCCACCCCCGCGGCTGTGGATGGATTCCGCCGGGCCCTGCAGGAGCGGCATGTGGCCGTGAGTGTGCGCGCCAGCCGCGGCCTTGATGCTGATGCGGCCTGCGGTCAGCTGCGGCGCCGCCTGGAAGGCAGCCTGGAGCCGGTGCTGGCCCGTTAG
- a CDS encoding MFS transporter: MATPDPATVRSSGTLRRLIAVSAEGVASGAPLMVGSRLLQGWLAASGVPLALIGLIPLAELPYTLKLFWAPLLDRWPIPWPDRRRGWLLLMQLLLVGVIAAMALLHPSSDPAQLTAVGLAALVLAMCSATQDIAVDAYRTDLLPEAERGAGAAAAALGYRAAMLGVGAGGFLLADRFGWPAAFLSAAALVAAMVPFTLTAPKLPPVEHAVTSLRQAVLGPAREFVHRAGPNRTWQLLLLVLLYRWPDGLLNAMAIPFLKLQGFSEADIGLVQGGWAIGATMLGTVIGGSLFAWLGMNRSLWLFAVSGVIGNLSYWALARFGGGVRGLITAVSLENISSGMVGAVFVALLMSLCNPRFSATQYALLSGIYAMSRSILAAPAGVVAERAGWPGFFLFTVVAALPAFLLLWRIAPWGEQEAQGAFDPSRDAT; the protein is encoded by the coding sequence ATGGCTACGCCGGATCCGGCCACCGTTCGCTCCAGCGGCACCCTGCGGCGGCTGATCGCCGTGAGCGCCGAAGGGGTGGCCAGCGGCGCGCCGCTGATGGTGGGCAGCCGGCTGCTACAGGGCTGGCTGGCCGCCAGCGGCGTGCCGCTCGCCCTGATCGGCCTGATTCCTCTTGCGGAGCTGCCCTACACACTCAAATTGTTCTGGGCTCCCCTGCTAGATCGCTGGCCGATCCCCTGGCCCGACCGGCGGCGGGGCTGGCTGCTGCTGATGCAACTGCTGTTGGTGGGGGTGATCGCCGCCATGGCCCTGTTGCACCCGAGCAGCGACCCAGCCCAGCTCACCGCGGTGGGGCTAGCCGCCCTGGTTCTGGCCATGTGCAGCGCCACCCAAGACATCGCCGTGGATGCCTATCGCACGGATCTATTGCCGGAGGCGGAACGCGGAGCCGGGGCAGCCGCCGCAGCCCTCGGTTACCGCGCCGCCATGCTGGGCGTGGGGGCCGGTGGTTTTTTGCTGGCCGATCGCTTCGGATGGCCCGCCGCGTTCCTGAGCGCTGCAGCCCTGGTGGCAGCAATGGTGCCCTTCACGCTCACCGCGCCCAAGCTGCCGCCCGTGGAGCACGCGGTGACCAGCCTGCGCCAGGCGGTCCTGGGACCCGCACGGGAGTTTGTGCATCGAGCCGGTCCCAACCGCACCTGGCAACTGCTGCTTTTGGTGTTGCTCTACCGCTGGCCAGATGGCCTGCTCAATGCCATGGCTATCCCGTTTTTGAAGCTGCAGGGATTTAGCGAAGCCGATATCGGCCTCGTGCAGGGGGGCTGGGCGATCGGCGCCACCATGCTGGGCACCGTGATCGGCGGCAGCCTGTTTGCCTGGCTGGGGATGAACCGCTCCCTGTGGCTCTTTGCCGTGAGCGGTGTGATCGGCAACCTCAGCTATTGGGCCCTGGCCCGCTTCGGCGGCGGCGTCAGGGGCCTGATCACGGCCGTGAGCCTGGAGAACATCAGCAGCGGAATGGTGGGCGCGGTGTTCGTGGCCTTGCTGATGAGCCTCTGCAACCCCCGCTTCTCGGCCACCCAATACGCCCTGCTCTCGGGCATCTACGCCATGAGCCGCTCGATCCTGGCAGCTCCCGCCGGTGTGGTGGCCGAGCGAGCCGGCTGGCCTGGCTTTTTCCTGTTCACCGTGGTGGCCGCACTGCCGGCTTTTCTGTTGCTCTGGCGGATCGCACCGTGGGGTGAACAGGAAGCCCAGGGCGCGTTCGACCCCAGCCGCGACGCCACCTAA
- a CDS encoding HEAT repeat domain-containing protein, translated as MTGPFPEFSQSPADLALDPELLARELAEELLGDPLDELEDPALALADVAAECDLGLELLRGSHDERMQGLRIFCEHRDPRAPALLVPLLEASCPILRMSAVYALGRNPDLQAVSPLLALLQNDSNGYVRKAVAWSLSSYPDAPVMNPLIRALQSDIAAVRLWAASSLADAGSTGLAKADQAAGQLLQALRIDSEAAVRSNSAWSLGRLYGDLVEPRQLEVVESLLGAMLHDADLAVRDEARLALEQLEDPLVLERLQTLVNEGLLS; from the coding sequence ATGACTGGTCCGTTCCCCGAGTTTTCGCAGAGTCCAGCCGACCTGGCGCTGGACCCGGAACTGCTCGCGCGTGAACTGGCAGAAGAGCTGCTGGGCGATCCGCTCGATGAGCTTGAAGACCCCGCGCTAGCCCTGGCGGATGTGGCCGCCGAGTGTGACCTGGGCCTGGAACTGCTCCGCGGCAGCCACGATGAACGGATGCAGGGGCTGCGCATCTTTTGTGAGCACCGCGATCCCCGGGCGCCTGCGTTGCTCGTGCCCTTGCTGGAGGCAAGCTGCCCGATCCTGCGCATGAGTGCGGTGTATGCCCTGGGCCGCAACCCCGATCTGCAGGCTGTCAGTCCGCTCCTTGCCCTGCTGCAGAACGACAGCAATGGCTACGTGCGCAAAGCGGTGGCCTGGAGCCTCAGCAGCTATCCGGACGCGCCGGTGATGAATCCGCTGATCCGCGCCCTGCAGAGCGATATCGCGGCGGTCCGCCTTTGGGCCGCGAGTTCCCTGGCAGATGCTGGTTCCACGGGGCTGGCGAAAGCGGACCAGGCGGCTGGCCAGTTGCTCCAGGCCCTGCGGATCGATAGCGAAGCGGCGGTGCGCAGCAACAGCGCCTGGTCGCTGGGGCGGCTCTATGGCGATCTGGTGGAGCCGCGTCAGCTGGAAGTGGTGGAGTCGCTTCTCGGTGCCATGCTCCACGACGCGGATCTCGCCGTGCGCGATGAAGCCCGCCTCGCCCTTGAGCAACTGGAGGATCCTTTGGTGCTTGAGCGCTTGCAGACCCTGGTGAACGAAGGACTGCTGAGCTGA
- a CDS encoding DUF2997 domain-containing protein produces the protein MAQHTIRFRIRPDGRVEELVEGISGRGCEQLTEGIEARLGSVQQRQATSEAFQASQAAVTPEQTQTLPSSVS, from the coding sequence ATGGCTCAGCACACCATCCGCTTTCGGATCCGACCTGATGGTCGGGTGGAGGAGCTGGTGGAAGGCATTTCGGGCAGGGGCTGCGAGCAGCTCACCGAGGGCATCGAAGCCCGGCTTGGCAGCGTGCAGCAGCGCCAGGCCACCTCGGAGGCCTTTCAGGCTTCCCAGGCTGCGGTAACGCCCGAGCAGACCCAGACCCTTCCCTCATCGGTCTCCTGA
- a CDS encoding DUF1257 domain-containing protein produces MSHFSTVKTELRDRAALIDALRDLGHDPSEGERAVRGYRGQTVQADLAVLGEEGGDIGFRWSEANGSYELVTDLDLWRQPIPVERFLAKLTQRYALRSILAASSAEGFQVSEQRQTADGSIELVVTRWE; encoded by the coding sequence ATGTCGCACTTCAGCACCGTTAAAACGGAACTGCGTGATCGCGCCGCCCTGATCGACGCGCTGCGTGATCTCGGCCACGACCCCAGCGAAGGTGAGCGTGCCGTGCGCGGCTATCGCGGCCAGACCGTGCAGGCCGATCTGGCCGTGCTCGGGGAAGAGGGTGGTGACATCGGCTTCCGCTGGAGCGAAGCCAACGGCAGCTATGAGCTCGTGACCGATCTTGATCTCTGGCGTCAGCCCATCCCGGTGGAGCGCTTCCTGGCGAAGCTCACCCAGCGTTATGCCCTGCGCAGCATCTTGGCGGCCTCCAGCGCCGAAGGCTTCCAGGTGAGCGAACAGCGCCAAACGGCGGATGGTTCGATTGAGCTGGTGGTGACCCGCTGGGAGTGA
- a CDS encoding ferredoxin, translating to MSVDPAVAFAAASAPAALVTGREPVLGGALRQKAVWVDEAVCIGCRYCTHVAANTFLVEEDWGRSRAIRQDGDSTERIQEAIDTCPVDCIHWVSYEDLPALEEQTLHQELQPLGLPTPARPRRTLPRAPS from the coding sequence GTGAGCGTCGATCCTGCGGTTGCGTTTGCGGCCGCTTCGGCGCCGGCGGCCCTGGTCACGGGCCGTGAGCCCGTGCTCGGTGGCGCGCTGCGTCAGAAAGCCGTTTGGGTGGATGAAGCGGTGTGCATTGGCTGCCGCTACTGCACCCACGTGGCAGCCAACACCTTCCTGGTGGAGGAAGACTGGGGCCGGTCCCGGGCCATCCGCCAGGACGGCGACAGCACCGAACGGATCCAGGAGGCGATCGACACCTGTCCGGTGGATTGCATCCATTGGGTGAGCTACGAAGACTTGCCCGCCCTGGAAGAGCAGACCTTGCATCAGGAGCTCCAACCCCTGGGGCTGCCTACCCCGGCCCGGCCCCGCCGCACCCTGCCTCGCGCCCCATCCTGA
- a CDS encoding aldo/keto reductase encodes MLPVRRFGRTELPMPVLSLGGMRFQQSWNDLPADQISAESQDNLRVTLEAAVAAGFRHVETARHYGSSERQLGWLLPQVPDPGRILQTKVPPQADPAAFEAELRRSFERLAVPRVDLLAIHGLNRPEHLEQTLRPGGCLEVVRRWQAEGRVGSVGFSTHGPLPLILEAIHSGAFDYINLHWYFIRQDNRPAIDAAIAQDMGVFVISPTDKGGHLHTPSPQLLELCAPLHPIVFNDLFCLSAPGIHTISVGAARPDDLQLHLQAVALLPQAAELLPPIVARLEQARRDALGDAWLDSWHQGLPAWQDTPGGINLPTLLWLHNLVEAWGLEGYARARYGLLGGGGHWFPGANADALDHSVSEAQLLQALAASPWAERIPPLLRALRQRVGGQATRRLMAE; translated from the coding sequence ATGCTGCCGGTTCGTCGCTTTGGCCGCACCGAGCTGCCGATGCCCGTGTTGTCGCTCGGTGGGATGCGCTTTCAGCAGAGCTGGAACGATCTGCCGGCCGATCAGATCAGCGCGGAGAGCCAGGACAACCTGCGGGTCACCCTCGAGGCGGCGGTGGCCGCGGGCTTCCGGCATGTGGAAACCGCGCGCCATTACGGCAGCTCTGAGCGGCAGCTGGGCTGGTTGCTGCCCCAGGTGCCGGACCCCGGCCGGATTCTCCAGACCAAAGTGCCGCCCCAGGCCGACCCAGCGGCCTTTGAGGCCGAGCTGCGCCGCAGTTTCGAGCGGCTGGCGGTGCCGCGGGTCGACCTGCTTGCCATTCATGGTCTTAACCGGCCGGAGCACCTGGAGCAAACCCTGAGGCCGGGCGGCTGTTTGGAGGTGGTGCGGCGCTGGCAAGCGGAAGGGCGTGTGGGGTCGGTGGGTTTCTCCACCCATGGCCCCTTGCCGCTGATCCTCGAGGCGATCCACAGCGGCGCTTTCGATTACATCAATCTGCACTGGTATTTCATTCGCCAGGACAACCGCCCGGCGATTGACGCCGCCATTGCCCAGGACATGGGTGTGTTCGTGATCAGCCCCACCGATAAAGGCGGTCACCTGCACACCCCATCGCCGCAGCTGCTGGAGCTTTGTGCGCCGCTGCATCCGATCGTGTTCAACGATCTCTTCTGCCTGAGTGCGCCTGGGATTCACACCATCAGCGTGGGCGCGGCGCGACCGGACGACCTCCAGCTGCATCTCCAGGCCGTGGCGTTGCTGCCCCAGGCCGCTGAGCTTCTGCCCCCGATCGTCGCGCGGCTGGAGCAGGCCCGCCGCGACGCCCTGGGCGACGCGTGGCTCGACAGCTGGCATCAGGGTTTACCCGCCTGGCAGGACACACCTGGCGGGATCAACCTGCCCACCTTGCTCTGGCTCCACAACCTCGTGGAGGCCTGGGGGCTGGAGGGCTATGCGAGGGCCCGCTATGGCTTGCTGGGGGGCGGCGGCCATTGGTTCCCGGGCGCCAATGCTGATGCCCTCGATCACAGCGTGAGCGAAGCGCAGTTGCTGCAGGCCCTGGCGGCCAGCCCCTGGGCGGAGCGAATCCCGCCCCTGCTGCGGGCCTTGCGCCAACGGGTCGGCGGCCAGGCCACCCGCCGATTGATGGCCGAATGA
- the rsmG gene encoding 16S rRNA (guanine(527)-N(7))-methyltransferase RsmG, with translation MPAATPDTALWQELGWQPSPEQLQQLQQLQEELRQWNSRVNLTRLVEGDDFWIAQVFDSLWPLQQLLNDQAEAPLRCIDVGTGGGFPGLAIAIAFPQAQLTLVDSVGRKTQAVEAMAAALGLSDRVQLRCERVELTGRHGQCRGQFDLAMARAVAAAPVVAEYLVPLLKPSGQALLYRGQWGEADQRELERALQLLRAEIVRCEQRELPAERGQRTALFVAASAPCPKSYPRAVGMPSKFPLGQPVSAS, from the coding sequence ATGCCAGCTGCCACACCCGACACCGCCCTCTGGCAGGAGCTGGGCTGGCAGCCGAGCCCGGAACAGCTGCAGCAGCTTCAGCAGCTGCAAGAGGAGCTGCGCCAGTGGAACAGCCGCGTGAACCTCACACGCTTGGTGGAGGGCGACGACTTCTGGATCGCCCAGGTGTTCGACAGCCTCTGGCCGCTGCAACAGCTGCTCAACGACCAAGCCGAGGCCCCGCTGCGCTGCATCGATGTGGGCACCGGCGGCGGCTTCCCGGGGCTGGCCATCGCCATTGCCTTCCCCCAGGCCCAGCTCACCCTGGTGGATTCGGTGGGTCGCAAGACCCAGGCCGTTGAGGCCATGGCGGCAGCCCTGGGCTTGAGCGATCGCGTGCAGCTGCGCTGCGAACGGGTGGAGCTCACCGGGCGCCACGGCCAATGCCGCGGCCAGTTCGATCTGGCGATGGCACGGGCGGTGGCGGCAGCGCCGGTGGTGGCGGAATACCTGGTGCCGTTGCTCAAGCCTTCGGGGCAGGCGTTGCTCTATCGCGGCCAGTGGGGGGAGGCCGATCAGCGCGAGCTGGAACGTGCCCTACAGCTGTTGCGCGCTGAGATCGTGCGCTGCGAGCAGCGCGAGCTTCCCGCCGAACGGGGCCAGCGCACAGCCCTGTTCGTGGCCGCCAGCGCCCCCTGCCCCAAGAGCTACCCACGCGCCGTGGGAATGCCCAGCAAATTCCCCCTCGGCCAACCCGTCAGCGCGAGCTGA
- a CDS encoding J domain-containing protein produces MAAANHYELLQIAPDASQQELRQAFRRLSKRYHPDTTDLPAEQAEEAFRHLQQAYLTLSDPERRRLYDVSLRPVPQPLQSLRVSVPQPVPVRRALSGGEWFALLLLGVAVVFSLVLGVGLAWARGTELLREPSWWPGSEQTAQTLPSSTADVVSAAPPGAAVQPSAAGA; encoded by the coding sequence GTGGCAGCTGCCAACCACTACGAGCTGCTGCAGATAGCCCCCGATGCGTCGCAGCAGGAGCTGCGCCAGGCCTTCCGCCGGCTCAGCAAGCGCTACCACCCCGACACCACCGATTTGCCGGCCGAGCAAGCGGAAGAAGCGTTTCGCCATCTGCAGCAGGCTTACCTCACCCTGAGCGATCCCGAGCGGCGCCGGCTGTACGACGTGAGCCTGCGGCCTGTGCCCCAGCCGCTTCAGTCCCTGCGGGTGTCTGTGCCCCAGCCGGTGCCGGTGCGGCGGGCCCTCTCGGGTGGTGAGTGGTTCGCGCTGCTGCTGCTGGGGGTGGCTGTGGTGTTCAGCCTGGTGCTCGGCGTGGGGCTGGCCTGGGCCCGTGGCACCGAGTTGTTGCGGGAGCCCAGCTGGTGGCCGGGCAGCGAGCAGACTGCTCAGACCTTGCCGTCCAGCACCGCGGATGTCGTCTCTGCCGCCCCCCCAGGCGCCGCTGTACAACCATCCGCTGCCGGCGCATGA
- a CDS encoding DUF3143 domain-containing protein has product MSSLPPPQAPLYNHPLPAHEQWLRDLGAVQQGPHSCLWDLRLGGWSAQIELEVEELSIRWQSDEAPVERHFPYGFSRADVEAAILAGP; this is encoded by the coding sequence ATGTCGTCTCTGCCGCCCCCCCAGGCGCCGCTGTACAACCATCCGCTGCCGGCGCATGAGCAGTGGCTGCGCGATCTGGGTGCCGTGCAACAAGGGCCCCACTCCTGTCTGTGGGATCTGCGGTTGGGCGGTTGGAGCGCTCAGATTGAGCTGGAGGTGGAGGAGCTGAGCATCCGCTGGCAGTCGGATGAGGCGCCGGTGGAGCGCCACTTCCCTTACGGCTTCAGCCGCGCCGATGTGGAAGCGGCGATTCTCGCCGGACCCTGA
- the bioD gene encoding dethiobiotin synthase, with amino-acid sequence MSNRLVVCGTDTEVGKTVVSALLVQGLGACYWKPVQCGLENGEGDRDRVQRWLGLPEARIIPEAYRLQAPVSPHWATELESGDPARPGPPLESQRLKLPNQSGPLVVETAGGLLVPLRLDWLQIDQLQHWQLPVLLVARSGLGTLNHTLLSLEALRHRQIPVLGVLLNGPAHPNNLRTLAQLGGVPILGCLPPLSAITATTLAQQWQELELSHKLQA; translated from the coding sequence ATGAGCAACCGCCTGGTGGTGTGCGGCACCGACACGGAGGTGGGGAAAACCGTGGTGAGCGCCCTGCTGGTGCAAGGCCTGGGGGCCTGCTATTGGAAGCCGGTGCAGTGCGGCCTCGAGAACGGCGAAGGCGATCGCGACCGGGTGCAGCGCTGGCTGGGGCTCCCGGAGGCGCGGATCATCCCGGAGGCCTACCGGCTGCAGGCACCGGTCTCCCCCCACTGGGCCACTGAGCTGGAGAGCGGCGATCCCGCCCGGCCAGGCCCCCCGTTGGAGTCCCAGCGTCTGAAGCTGCCAAACCAGAGCGGCCCCCTGGTGGTGGAAACCGCGGGCGGGCTGTTGGTACCCCTACGGCTTGATTGGCTGCAGATCGATCAACTCCAGCACTGGCAACTGCCGGTGCTGCTGGTGGCCCGCAGCGGGCTGGGCACCCTCAACCACACGCTGCTATCCCTCGAAGCCCTGCGACACCGCCAGATCCCGGTGCTGGGCGTGCTGCTCAATGGCCCGGCTCATCCCAACAACCTGCGCACCCTGGCCCAACTGGGCGGTGTGCCAATCCTCGGCTGCCTGCCGCCGCTGAGCGCCATCACCGCCACCACACTGGCCCAGCAATGGCAGGAGCTGGAGCTCTCCCATAAGCTCCAGGCATGA